From the genome of Lotus japonicus ecotype B-129 chromosome 6, LjGifu_v1.2, one region includes:
- the LOC130723833 gene encoding uncharacterized protein LOC130723833, whose product MDTRQANKLTSHVAADNISMDSLSFSDLVCVQDQQPKFPSSNHAKRYQVSKHSSEFEFTTTKPNLNSAVNRIKITSADQLISNGQLQPQALPFQTTQCVIINRPSSLSPLQATHISGKMPSGQTITATKYHEKLSKSSKHTTTNKQTTVARTGFRQKMKSFLSPCRECQTIKHDAVKAQTVPGEKIKIY is encoded by the coding sequence ATGGATACCCGGCAAGCAAACAAGCTTACCTCTCATGTTGCTGCTGATAACATTTCAATGGACTCGCTCTCTTTTAGTGACCTTGTTTGTGTTCAAGACCAGCAACCAAAGTTCCCGTCTTCTAACCACGCTAAGCGCTACCAGGTAAGCAAACATAGCTCAGAATTTGAATTTACAACCACTAAACCAAACTTAAATTCTGCTGTCAATCGAATCAAGATCACATCAGCTGATCAGCTTATTTCCAATGGTCAACTTCAACCACAAGCACTACCATTTCAAACAACTCAGTGTGTGATCATAAATAGACCCAGCTCCTTAAGCCCATTACAAGCAACTCATATCAGTGGTAAGATGCCAAGTGGGCAAACAATCACCGCAACGAAATATCACGAAAAACTCAGCAAATCAAGCAAACACACAACAACAAATAAGCAAACCACCGTGGCAAGGACCGGGTTTCGCCAGAAAATGAAGTCTTTTCTATCGCCTTGCCGAGAATGCCAAACGATTAAGCATGATGCTGTTAAAGCGCAAACTGTTCCTGGAGAAAAAATCAAGATATACTGA